The following coding sequences are from one Alkalinema sp. FACHB-956 window:
- a CDS encoding ABC transporter substrate-binding protein, with product MNPPANRSVLDNLVDRFNQTHPEIHIEPRYVGQGDQQLPKIFAAAVGNALPDLLWYAPTLTGQLVELDVLRSLDEWLPTIPENQAIDPALRDSMELEGKTWSIPFGTNNVGLFYRPSLFKAAGITTLPTTWQELRSVAQQLTQDTNGDGQLDRHGILLPLGKGEWSVFMWLPFFWSAGGELIDNGKVTVNSSGEIAALQFWQDLIQDGSAILSQPERGYELDQFLAGKVAMQLTGPWTLGQLQKTGIDFAVMPFPRQTRSATAIGGENLFVIKSTPDREQAALQFAQYVLSEAFQTTWGVQTGYLPVNLTARDNPAYQQFRSQEPAVDIFLSQAGAGRSRPIFLGYNRLSEEIGRAIEAVLLGRLAPETALNTAQHHIELTAASGYFNTAAKGGDA from the coding sequence GTGAATCCCCCAGCGAACCGATCGGTCTTGGATAACCTGGTCGATCGCTTTAACCAAACCCATCCAGAGATTCACATTGAACCCCGTTATGTGGGCCAGGGAGATCAACAGTTACCCAAAATTTTTGCAGCAGCAGTAGGTAATGCATTACCGGATCTGTTGTGGTATGCGCCAACCCTGACTGGCCAGTTGGTGGAACTGGATGTTCTACGATCGCTCGATGAGTGGTTACCGACAATTCCGGAAAATCAAGCGATCGACCCGGCACTGCGGGACAGCATGGAACTGGAAGGAAAAACCTGGTCAATTCCCTTTGGCACCAATAATGTAGGCTTATTTTATCGTCCTAGCTTATTTAAAGCGGCGGGAATTACAACGCTGCCGACTACGTGGCAAGAACTACGATCAGTCGCACAGCAGCTAACGCAAGATACCAACGGAGACGGTCAACTCGACCGCCATGGTATATTGCTACCGTTGGGAAAAGGAGAATGGTCAGTCTTTATGTGGCTACCATTTTTCTGGAGCGCTGGTGGTGAATTGATTGATAACGGTAAAGTGACGGTCAACTCATCGGGCGAGATCGCCGCACTGCAATTTTGGCAGGATCTCATTCAGGATGGCTCTGCAATCTTGTCACAACCAGAGCGGGGCTACGAACTCGATCAATTTCTAGCAGGGAAAGTCGCGATGCAATTAACCGGGCCTTGGACCTTGGGACAGTTGCAAAAAACGGGCATCGATTTTGCAGTGATGCCCTTTCCACGGCAAACCCGATCGGCAACGGCCATCGGTGGCGAAAATCTATTCGTGATCAAATCCACCCCCGATCGAGAGCAGGCAGCCTTACAATTTGCCCAATACGTCCTCAGCGAAGCATTTCAAACCACTTGGGGCGTGCAAACAGGCTATTTACCCGTGAATTTAACGGCACGGGACAATCCAGCCTATCAACAATTTCGATCGCAGGAGCCTGCTGTAGATATTTTCCTATCCCAAGCAGGGGCCGGTCGATCTCGGCCTATTTTCCTGGGGTACAATCGCCTTTCTGAAGAAATTGGACGGGCGATTGAAGCCGTATTACTAGGACGATTAGCACCAGAAACCGCTCTAAACACTGCACAACATCACATAGAATTAACCGCAGCATCAGGATATTTCAACACAGCCGCCAAGGGTGGAGATGCCTGA
- the dnaN gene encoding DNA polymerase III subunit beta, with product MKLVCPQSELSTHLSLVSRAVSSRPSHPVLANVLLNADEEKQLVSLSAFDLSLGIQTSFPAQVEVGGRLTLPAKLLGDIVSRLPSGDIVLDDAAGDPEAGILTTLTYASGKYQMRGLAADDFPELPIVEEGDVAQLSAEALIEGLRSSLFSASSDETKQVLTGVHLSLQAEGLEFASTDGHRLAVVQTVNQQDSGEDTPKIDVTIPAKALQELIKMLERGSSATVTVKFDQGQVVFEWADQRLTSRLLEAQYPNYRQLIPRSFSHQMTIDRRSLLGGLERISVIADQRNNIVKLSINSHQQSVTLSVDAQDVGSGRETIAAQITGEDLEVAFNVKYLIDGLKVLNTTDVQMQLNTSTSPVILSPLGNLKMTYLVMPVQVRG from the coding sequence ATGAAACTGGTTTGTCCCCAAAGTGAACTGAGTACCCACTTGTCGCTGGTGAGCCGTGCGGTGTCTTCTCGCCCCAGCCACCCAGTGTTAGCCAATGTGCTGCTGAATGCCGATGAAGAAAAACAGTTGGTCAGTCTGTCGGCATTTGATCTGAGTTTGGGCATTCAAACGAGCTTTCCGGCCCAGGTGGAGGTGGGGGGACGGCTGACGCTACCGGCCAAACTGTTGGGGGACATTGTGTCGCGTTTGCCCAGTGGGGACATCGTGTTAGACGATGCGGCGGGGGATCCGGAAGCAGGGATCCTCACGACCCTGACCTATGCATCGGGGAAGTATCAAATGCGGGGGTTGGCGGCGGATGACTTTCCGGAGTTGCCGATCGTGGAAGAGGGGGATGTGGCCCAGTTGTCCGCTGAGGCGTTGATCGAAGGGTTGCGCAGTTCCTTGTTTTCAGCCAGCAGCGACGAAACGAAGCAGGTGTTAACGGGGGTTCACCTGAGCTTGCAGGCGGAGGGGCTGGAGTTTGCCTCGACGGATGGTCACCGGCTGGCGGTGGTGCAAACGGTGAACCAACAGGACAGCGGCGAAGACACTCCGAAGATTGATGTGACGATTCCGGCGAAGGCGCTGCAAGAATTGATCAAAATGCTGGAGCGAGGCAGCAGTGCCACGGTGACGGTGAAGTTTGATCAAGGGCAAGTGGTGTTTGAATGGGCCGATCAACGGCTGACCAGTCGGTTGCTGGAGGCGCAGTACCCAAATTATCGCCAGCTGATTCCCCGATCGTTTAGTCATCAAATGACGATCGATCGGCGATCGTTGTTAGGTGGGCTGGAGCGGATTTCAGTGATTGCGGATCAGCGCAATAACATTGTCAAATTGAGTATCAATAGCCATCAACAATCTGTGACGCTTTCCGTTGATGCCCAGGATGTGGGCAGTGGTCGCGAAACCATTGCAGCCCAGATCACGGGTGAAGATTTGGAAGTGGCATTTAATGTGAAATATCTGATCGATGGCCTCAAGGTCTTGAACACAACGGATGTTCAAATGCAGTTGAACACGTCCACGAGTCCTGTGATTCTGTCGCCTCTAGGTAATCTCAAGATGACCTATCTCGTCATGCCTGTGCAGGTGAGAGGGTAG
- the dnaA gene encoding chromosomal replication initiator protein DnaA translates to MAVDSNADSLWAQVLEHLRFKMNPTTFDTWVGKTVAESLENDCLTIQTRHPFARRWLMRYYMATILQVVQEVAGRPIEVQFTSPADSEELMGGGSEEASPSTSLSDLAPSIASAADSFQVLRSTSSPRSDLNPKYIFSRLVVGPSNQMAHAASLAVAESPGREFNPLFLCGGVGLGKTHLMQAIGHYRLEIDPLARIHYVSTERFTNDLVAAIRKDNMQAFREQYREVDVLLVDDIQFIEGKEYTQEEFFHTFNSLHEAGKQVVLASDRPPNQIPRLQERLCSRFSMGLIADIQPPDFETRMAILQKKAEYADLRLPRNVIEYIASTYTSNIRELEGALTRAVAYITIAGLSMTVENIAPVLNPPAENVQASAEIVITIVSEHFKVPIEDLKGNSRRREISVARQIGMYLMRQHTDLSLPKIGDEFGGKDHTTVLYSYEKIDNLKGSDRDLAQTLRQLSDRINLASQSRK, encoded by the coding sequence ATGGCCGTAGACTCTAACGCTGACAGCCTTTGGGCACAGGTTCTCGAACATCTGCGGTTCAAGATGAATCCCACTACATTTGATACATGGGTGGGGAAAACGGTTGCAGAAAGTTTAGAGAACGACTGCTTAACGATTCAAACCCGCCATCCCTTTGCTCGGCGTTGGTTGATGCGTTACTACATGGCAACAATCTTGCAGGTTGTCCAGGAGGTAGCGGGACGCCCGATCGAGGTGCAATTTACCAGTCCAGCGGATTCCGAGGAGTTAATGGGCGGGGGAAGTGAAGAAGCCAGTCCATCAACCAGTCTGTCTGACCTAGCACCGAGCATTGCCTCAGCGGCAGATTCCTTCCAGGTTTTGCGATCGACCAGTTCCCCGCGATCGGATCTGAACCCGAAATATATCTTTTCCCGTTTGGTGGTGGGGCCGAGTAACCAAATGGCCCATGCGGCCTCCTTGGCTGTGGCGGAGTCGCCGGGGCGAGAGTTTAACCCATTGTTTCTCTGTGGTGGGGTTGGACTGGGCAAAACTCACTTGATGCAAGCGATCGGGCATTATCGGCTGGAAATTGATCCCTTGGCCCGGATTCACTACGTTTCCACAGAACGCTTTACCAACGATTTGGTGGCGGCAATCCGGAAGGATAATATGCAAGCCTTTCGCGAACAGTACCGGGAAGTGGATGTTTTGTTGGTGGATGACATCCAGTTTATTGAAGGCAAGGAATATACCCAGGAAGAATTTTTCCACACGTTCAATTCGCTCCACGAGGCAGGCAAGCAGGTGGTCTTGGCCTCCGATCGACCGCCTAATCAAATTCCCCGCTTGCAGGAGCGCCTCTGCTCTCGCTTTTCCATGGGGCTGATTGCGGATATTCAGCCGCCAGATTTTGAAACGCGGATGGCCATTTTGCAAAAGAAAGCCGAGTACGCAGATCTACGCTTGCCTCGCAACGTAATTGAGTACATTGCTTCCACCTATACCTCCAATATTCGGGAACTGGAAGGAGCCCTGACCCGAGCGGTGGCCTATATTACGATTGCTGGGTTGTCCATGACGGTGGAAAATATTGCCCCGGTGCTTAATCCGCCTGCGGAAAATGTTCAAGCGTCGGCTGAGATCGTCATTACGATCGTTTCAGAACATTTCAAGGTTCCGATCGAGGATCTGAAGGGCAATTCCCGGCGGCGGGAAATCAGTGTGGCGCGGCAGATTGGCATGTACCTGATGCGCCAACATACGGATTTAAGTTTGCCGAAGATTGGCGATGAGTTTGGGGGCAAGGATCATACTACGGTGCTCTATAGCTACGAGAAGATCGACAATCTTAAAGGATCCGATCGGGACTTGGCTCAAACCTTGCGTCAGTTGAGCGATCGGATTAACCTTGCCAGCCAAAGTCGCAAGTAA
- a CDS encoding DEAD/DEAH box helicase, with protein MSTSLQHFGIDPEKVFPFALDGFQQEAIQALDAGESVVVCAPTGSGKTLIGEYAIYRALARNRRVFYTTPLKALSNQKFRDFRSQFGQDQVGLLTGDISINRDAPIVVMTTEIFRNMLYGTPIGEVGVSMVGVETVVLDECHYMNDSQRGTVWEESIIYCPATIQIVALSATVANSEQLTDWIDQIHGTTRRIYSDFRPVPLQFFFANPNGVFPLLDDSGTRLNPRLKPKGGRQRPRGANQRGVKRAEPPALGFTIGKLRHYNMLPAIYFIFSRKGCDRAVEELGDLTLVTPEESARIKAQLDELMSRNPEAIREKQVDPLLRGIAAHHAGILPAWKVLVEELFQAGLIKVVFATETLAAGINMPARTTVISSLSKRTDAGHRLLNASEFLQMAGRAGRRGMDEKGYVVTVQSPYEGAREAAYLATSGADPLVSQFTPTYGMVLNLLQTHSLDQAKELVERSFAQYLATLVLRPQQSEIDRLEADLELLRETVAAVDWKLLNQYEKLQERLREERRLLKTLQQQAARSRAEELSMMLAYALTGSILTLKGEHLKIGAPMGAVLVSKIQGSGQFPYLLCLTESNRWAVVNLADVVALRTDLPRIEAVDRLAPPDPPPKLGQMRKGDEMTAKIAAQIVEPEDEEILSPEVYAQLQRMQAVQAQRDQHPVHEWGDRSKILKFQQRIESLEEELRDRREKMGRHVQRHWEEFLSLISILQYFGALEGVTPTVLGQATAAIRGENELWLGLAVMSGELNDLDPHHLATVCAGLVTDVSRPDSWVRYGLSEAVAEALAALRSTRRQLFQQQRRHGIMLPVWLEGDLVALVEQWALGTEWSDLCGNTSLDEGDMVRMLRRTLDLLSQIPHVPHASSSLIANALRAKQLIDRFPVSEDIE; from the coding sequence GTGTCTACTTCTTTGCAACATTTTGGTATTGACCCTGAAAAAGTATTTCCATTTGCTTTGGATGGGTTCCAGCAGGAGGCAATTCAGGCTCTGGATGCGGGGGAATCGGTCGTGGTCTGTGCTCCCACGGGTTCTGGAAAAACACTGATTGGGGAATATGCCATTTACCGGGCTTTGGCTCGTAACCGTCGGGTTTTTTACACCACTCCCCTCAAAGCATTATCTAACCAGAAATTTCGCGACTTTCGCAGCCAGTTTGGCCAGGATCAAGTGGGGCTGCTGACGGGCGATATTTCCATTAACCGCGATGCCCCGATCGTTGTGATGACGACGGAGATTTTCCGCAACATGCTCTACGGCACCCCGATCGGCGAAGTAGGTGTCTCGATGGTGGGTGTAGAAACGGTGGTACTGGATGAATGCCACTACATGAACGATAGCCAACGGGGCACCGTCTGGGAGGAATCGATCATTTACTGCCCTGCCACGATTCAGATTGTCGCCCTCTCTGCAACCGTTGCCAATAGTGAACAGTTGACTGACTGGATTGACCAGATCCATGGAACGACCCGGCGCATCTATTCTGACTTTCGCCCGGTGCCCTTGCAGTTTTTCTTTGCCAACCCCAATGGAGTTTTTCCCTTACTCGATGACTCAGGCACTCGCCTCAATCCCCGGCTAAAACCGAAAGGCGGACGGCAGCGCCCCCGAGGGGCCAATCAGCGCGGGGTGAAACGGGCCGAACCTCCGGCTCTGGGCTTCACGATCGGCAAGCTGCGTCACTACAATATGCTGCCAGCGATCTACTTCATCTTTAGTCGTAAGGGGTGCGATCGGGCGGTGGAAGAACTGGGGGATCTGACCCTAGTGACTCCAGAGGAATCGGCTCGGATCAAAGCTCAACTGGACGAATTGATGTCCCGCAACCCGGAAGCCATTCGAGAGAAGCAGGTCGATCCGCTCCTACGGGGCATTGCGGCCCACCATGCGGGAATTTTGCCAGCCTGGAAGGTATTGGTTGAAGAGTTGTTCCAAGCGGGCTTGATTAAGGTTGTGTTTGCGACGGAAACGCTGGCTGCTGGGATTAACATGCCTGCCCGAACCACCGTGATTTCGAGTCTGTCAAAGCGGACAGATGCAGGTCACCGGCTCTTGAATGCCTCGGAATTTCTGCAAATGGCAGGGCGGGCCGGACGCCGAGGCATGGATGAAAAGGGCTACGTTGTCACTGTGCAATCTCCCTACGAAGGGGCACGGGAAGCGGCTTATCTGGCCACTAGTGGGGCCGATCCGCTGGTTAGCCAGTTCACCCCGACCTACGGGATGGTGCTCAATTTGCTGCAAACCCATAGCCTTGATCAGGCTAAGGAATTGGTGGAACGTAGTTTTGCCCAGTATTTGGCGACCTTGGTGCTGCGTCCGCAACAGTCGGAGATCGATCGCCTCGAGGCCGATTTGGAATTGCTGCGGGAAACGGTGGCGGCGGTGGACTGGAAGCTGTTGAACCAGTATGAAAAGTTGCAGGAACGCCTGCGGGAAGAGCGGCGCTTGCTGAAAACCTTGCAACAGCAGGCAGCCCGATCGCGGGCAGAAGAATTGTCAATGATGCTGGCCTATGCCCTCACGGGTTCCATTCTGACCCTCAAGGGAGAACATCTGAAAATTGGTGCGCCCATGGGGGCGGTGCTGGTTAGCAAAATTCAAGGCTCGGGGCAGTTTCCCTATCTGCTGTGCTTAACGGAAAGCAATCGCTGGGCCGTCGTGAATTTAGCGGATGTGGTTGCGCTACGCACGGATTTACCCCGCATTGAAGCGGTCGATCGCTTGGCTCCTCCCGATCCGCCTCCCAAGTTGGGGCAGATGCGCAAGGGCGATGAGATGACCGCTAAGATTGCGGCGCAGATTGTTGAACCGGAAGATGAAGAGATTTTGTCGCCGGAGGTGTATGCCCAGTTGCAGCGGATGCAGGCCGTGCAAGCCCAGCGGGATCAACATCCGGTGCATGAGTGGGGCGATCGCAGCAAAATTCTCAAGTTCCAGCAGCGCATTGAATCCCTGGAAGAGGAACTGCGCGATCGGCGGGAGAAGATGGGTCGCCACGTGCAACGCCACTGGGAAGAATTCTTGAGTCTCATTAGCATTTTGCAATACTTCGGGGCATTGGAAGGGGTGACGCCAACGGTCTTGGGCCAAGCGACGGCTGCAATTCGGGGGGAAAACGAACTGTGGCTTGGACTAGCGGTGATGTCTGGGGAACTGAATGATCTAGATCCCCACCATTTGGCGACGGTATGTGCTGGGTTGGTGACCGATGTGTCTCGCCCCGATAGCTGGGTGCGCTATGGGCTATCTGAGGCCGTGGCAGAAGCGCTGGCTGCGTTGCGCAGCACTCGCCGACAACTATTTCAACAACAGCGTCGCCATGGCATCATGCTGCCGGTCTGGCTGGAGGGGGATTTAGTGGCCTTGGTGGAGCAGTGGGCCCTGGGGACTGAGTGGTCCGATCTGTGTGGCAATACCAGTTTGGATGAAGGGGATATGGTGAGAATGTTGCGGCGTACGCTTGATCTTCTGTCCCAGATTCCCCATGTGCCCCATGCCTCTTCTTCCTTGATTGCCAATGCCCTGCGGGCGAAGCAGCTGATCGATCGCTTCCCAGTGAGTGAGGATATTGAGTAG